A section of the Alkalihalobacillus sp. LMS39 genome encodes:
- the pfkA gene encoding 6-phosphofructokinase, with the protein MKKIGVLTSGGDAPGMNAAIRAVVRKAIYHDVEVYGIYNGYAGLIAGNIKKLEIGSVGDIIQRGGTILYSARCEEFKTLEGQKKGIEQLKKFGIEGLVVIGGDGSYRGAQKLTEHGYPTIGVPGTIDNDIPGTDFTIGFDTALNTVIDAIDKIRDTATSHERTYVIEVMGRDAGDLALWSGLADGAETIIIPEADHDIQQVIDRLQRGHKRGKKHSIIVVAEGVGSGIEFGKQIQEATNLETRVTVLGHIQRGGSPSGADRVLASRLGAKAVELLLEGKAGVTVGIQKNELVYHDITEILKVPHSIDLEMYKLSQELSI; encoded by the coding sequence ATGAAAAAAATTGGGGTATTAACGAGTGGTGGAGATGCGCCAGGAATGAATGCTGCCATCCGAGCAGTTGTAAGAAAAGCTATTTATCACGACGTGGAAGTATATGGGATTTATAATGGTTACGCTGGATTAATTGCAGGAAATATTAAGAAGCTTGAAATAGGGTCGGTTGGCGATATTATTCAACGTGGCGGAACGATTTTATATTCGGCTCGCTGTGAAGAGTTTAAAACGCTAGAAGGTCAGAAAAAAGGAATTGAACAATTAAAGAAATTTGGAATTGAAGGTCTCGTTGTTATTGGTGGTGACGGGTCGTATCGTGGTGCGCAAAAATTAACAGAGCACGGTTATCCGACAATTGGTGTCCCTGGAACAATTGACAATGATATTCCAGGAACAGACTTTACAATTGGTTTTGATACAGCTTTAAATACAGTCATTGATGCCATTGATAAAATCCGTGATACTGCGACATCGCATGAACGTACGTATGTCATCGAAGTAATGGGTCGTGATGCAGGCGATCTTGCTTTATGGTCAGGTCTTGCTGACGGAGCAGAAACGATTATCATCCCAGAAGCAGACCATGATATTCAACAAGTCATTGACCGTTTGCAACGAGGTCATAAACGTGGTAAAAAACATAGTATTATTGTTGTTGCTGAAGGTGTTGGAAGTGGGATTGAATTTGGGAAACAGATTCAAGAAGCAACAAATCTAGAGACTAGAGTAACGGTACTTGGACATATTCAACGAGGGGGCTCACCTTCAGGAGCAGACCGTGTGTTAGCTAGTCGTTTAGGAGCAAAGGCTGTAGAGCTTTTACTTGAAGGTAAAGCTGGTGTGACAGTAGGGATTCAAAAGAACGAACTAGTTTATCATGATATAACTGAAATTTTAAAAGTACCACATTCGATTGATTTAGAAATGTACAAGTTATCACAAGAATTATCAATATAA
- the accA gene encoding acetyl-CoA carboxylase carboxyl transferase subunit alpha: MATDLSFEKPIVELKEKINELKSFTKEKDIDLSDEIAKLEKRLENLEQDIYGKLTPWERVQIARHSERPTTLEYIDILFNDFIEMHGDRLYGDDEAVVGGVAYYKGTPVTVIGHQRGRDTKENIRRNFGMPHPEGYRKALRLMRQAEKFNRPIICFIDTKGAYPGMSAEERGQSEAIAKNLLVMAGLKVPIICIIIGEGASGGALAIGVGNHIHMLENTWFSVISPEGAAALLWKDAGQAQRAAETMKITAPDLKEMGIIDEIIPEVQGGAHRSIQQQAEAIDTVIEQSLQHLKKMSKEQLVEERYIKYKQIGQFSVVNDTIGIK, translated from the coding sequence GTGGCTACTGATTTATCGTTTGAAAAACCAATAGTAGAATTGAAAGAAAAGATTAATGAGTTAAAGTCTTTCACAAAAGAAAAAGACATTGATTTAAGTGATGAAATTGCGAAGCTTGAAAAAAGACTCGAGAACTTAGAGCAAGATATATATGGGAAATTGACACCGTGGGAGCGAGTGCAAATCGCCCGACATAGTGAGCGTCCTACTACATTAGAATATATTGATATATTATTTAACGATTTTATCGAAATGCATGGTGACCGATTATATGGTGATGATGAGGCTGTTGTTGGTGGAGTAGCATACTATAAAGGAACTCCTGTAACTGTTATAGGACATCAAAGAGGGCGGGATACAAAAGAAAATATTCGTCGGAATTTTGGTATGCCTCACCCAGAAGGTTATAGAAAAGCACTTCGTTTAATGAGGCAGGCTGAAAAGTTCAACAGACCGATTATTTGTTTTATTGATACAAAGGGAGCATACCCAGGAATGTCGGCCGAAGAGCGTGGCCAAAGTGAAGCGATTGCGAAAAACTTACTTGTTATGGCAGGGCTCAAAGTTCCAATAATATGTATTATTATTGGAGAAGGTGCCAGTGGTGGTGCTTTGGCCATTGGTGTTGGAAATCATATTCATATGTTAGAAAACACTTGGTTTTCTGTTATTTCTCCAGAAGGAGCTGCCGCCTTACTATGGAAAGATGCTGGTCAAGCTCAACGTGCCGCAGAAACGATGAAAATTACTGCGCCTGACTTAAAAGAAATGGGTATTATTGATGAAATTATTCCAGAAGTTCAAGGCGGAGCACATCGTAGTATTCAACAACAAGCAGAAGCTATTGATACTGTTATTGAACAGTCGTTGCAACACTTGAAAAAAATGTCAAAGGAACAGCTCGTGGAAGAGCGTTACATAAAATATAAACAAATTGGACAATTTTCGGTTGTAAACGATACCATTGGTATAAAATAA
- the accD gene encoding acetyl-CoA carboxylase, carboxyltransferase subunit beta: MLRDFFSKKKKYATIPSERAKQEVPEGLMTKCPSCRTIMYTKELKKNCLVCDSCGYHHRMSAYERIESLLDEETFVEINGNLISEDPLEFPTYQDKLEQDRKKTGLNEAVVTGEGKMSGLPLVIGVMDSRFRMGSMGSVVGEKIARAIERSIEKEIPFILFSASGGARMQEGVLSLMQMAKTSAALSKLDEQGNLFISVMTHPTTGGVSASFASLGDYNFAEPGALIGFAGRRIIEQTIRQELPDDFQTAEFLLKHGQLDRVVHRHDLKETLTTLLDMHKK, translated from the coding sequence GTGTTAAGAGACTTTTTTTCGAAAAAGAAAAAGTATGCTACGATACCATCAGAGCGTGCGAAACAAGAGGTTCCTGAAGGATTAATGACGAAATGTCCATCATGTCGCACGATAATGTATACAAAAGAGTTAAAGAAAAATTGCTTAGTCTGTGATTCTTGTGGTTATCACCATAGAATGTCAGCATATGAAAGAATAGAAAGCCTACTTGATGAAGAAACATTTGTAGAGATAAACGGAAACTTAATTTCAGAAGATCCCCTTGAATTTCCTACATATCAGGATAAACTTGAACAAGATAGGAAAAAAACAGGCTTAAATGAAGCTGTAGTAACTGGCGAAGGAAAAATGTCAGGTTTGCCTCTTGTGATTGGAGTGATGGATTCAAGATTTCGAATGGGAAGTATGGGATCTGTTGTCGGTGAAAAAATTGCAAGAGCAATTGAACGCTCAATTGAAAAAGAAATTCCGTTTATTCTTTTTTCTGCTTCTGGCGGGGCAAGGATGCAAGAAGGCGTGCTAAGTTTAATGCAAATGGCCAAAACAAGTGCCGCTTTAAGTAAGCTTGATGAACAAGGGAATTTGTTCATTTCGGTCATGACACATCCAACAACAGGAGGAGTTTCAGCAAGCTTTGCTTCTCTAGGAGACTATAATTTTGCTGAGCCTGGTGCTTTAATTGGATTTGCTGGAAGGCGAATTATTGAACAAACGATTCGTCAAGAATTACCAGATGACTTTCAAACGGCAGAATTTTTGTTGAAACATGGACAACTTGATCGAGTAGTTCATCGTCATGACTTAAAAGAAACACTAACAACACTATTAGATATGCATAAGAAGTAG
- a CDS encoding FadR/GntR family transcriptional regulator: MPESKVYLEILKQIQHIMNEDKLKAGDKLPSERELSDRLQVGRSSVREALRSLELLDLIETKRGEGTFIKQRNSHRLVEIILSFILRDEAARADLSETRKIVEVEALRLACQRVTEQQLATLQQLIEHSKKQWNDGTIPVEDDYKFHKTIVEACHNRLLLNIWVPLVEYNKVALHDSLLREGRPTASIEEHTQIYEALKEKNEEKAIHALSEHLKNSGF; the protein is encoded by the coding sequence ATGCCAGAGTCAAAAGTTTATCTTGAAATATTAAAACAAATTCAACATATTATGAACGAAGATAAGTTGAAAGCAGGGGACAAACTCCCATCTGAACGAGAGTTAAGTGATCGCCTTCAGGTGGGCCGTTCTTCCGTTAGAGAAGCACTACGTTCCTTAGAGTTATTAGACTTAATTGAAACAAAAAGAGGCGAAGGAACGTTTATTAAACAACGGAATAGCCATCGGTTAGTTGAAATTATATTATCTTTTATATTACGAGATGAGGCGGCTCGTGCAGACTTATCTGAAACTCGAAAAATCGTAGAAGTTGAAGCGTTACGCCTTGCATGCCAACGTGTAACAGAACAACAATTAGCAACTTTACAACAGTTAATAGAACATTCAAAAAAACAATGGAACGATGGCACAATACCAGTTGAAGATGATTATAAGTTTCACAAGACGATTGTAGAAGCATGTCATAATCGATTGTTATTAAACATCTGGGTTCCTTTAGTAGAATATAACAAAGTCGCTCTTCATGATTCCTTATTACGTGAGGGTAGACCAACGGCATCAATAGAAGAGCATACACAAATATATGAAGCGTTAAAAGAAAAAAATGAAGAAAAAGCGATTCACGCGCTATCGGAGCACTTGAAAAACAGTGGATTTTAA
- a CDS encoding malic enzyme-like NAD(P)-binding protein, translating into MATTREEALHMHRVNRGKLESKSKVPVRNARDLSLAYSPGVAEPCKEIFDNVENVFEYTMKGNMVAVVSDGTAVLGLGNIGPEAALPVMEGKAVLFKSFAGVDAFPICLRTNDVDKIVETVKLLEPTFGGINLEDIAAPNCFVIEERLKKETNIPIFHDDQHGTAIVTLAGLINALKLSGKSLSEIRVVANGAGAAGIAIIKLLERMGVRDIIMCDSKGAIYDGRTFGMNSVKDEVAKFTNRDRKEGSLADVIKGTDVFIGVSVAGSLTKEMVESMNEDPIIFAMANPVPEIMPEEAKEAGAKVIGTGRSDFPNQVNNVLAFPGIFRGALDVRATHINEEMKVAAVYAIADLISEEELTADYVIPAPFDPRVAPAVAAAVAKTAMETGVARRKVDPEQVAEKTRKLAVIE; encoded by the coding sequence ATGGCAACAACTAGAGAAGAAGCATTACATATGCATAGGGTTAATCGTGGGAAGCTCGAATCAAAATCAAAAGTCCCTGTTCGTAATGCGAGAGATTTAAGTCTTGCATATTCACCTGGAGTAGCAGAACCTTGTAAGGAAATTTTTGATAATGTGGAAAACGTATTCGAGTACACGATGAAAGGCAACATGGTTGCTGTTGTATCGGATGGGACTGCGGTTCTAGGATTAGGAAATATCGGCCCAGAGGCGGCTCTTCCCGTTATGGAAGGGAAAGCTGTGTTATTTAAATCATTTGCAGGAGTAGATGCGTTCCCGATTTGCTTGCGGACAAATGATGTAGACAAAATTGTTGAAACTGTAAAATTGTTAGAGCCAACATTTGGTGGAATTAACTTAGAAGATATTGCAGCTCCAAATTGCTTTGTCATTGAAGAAAGATTGAAAAAAGAAACAAATATACCAATTTTCCATGATGACCAACATGGAACAGCTATTGTCACATTAGCGGGATTAATTAATGCTTTAAAACTCTCAGGAAAATCATTATCTGAAATTAGAGTTGTTGCCAATGGAGCAGGTGCAGCTGGGATTGCCATTATTAAATTGCTTGAAAGAATGGGTGTAAGAGATATTATTATGTGTGATTCTAAAGGCGCGATTTATGATGGTAGAACATTTGGTATGAACAGTGTGAAAGATGAAGTCGCTAAGTTTACGAATCGTGACCGCAAAGAAGGTAGTCTTGCTGACGTAATAAAAGGAACCGACGTTTTTATTGGGGTGTCAGTTGCCGGTTCATTAACAAAAGAAATGGTCGAGAGCATGAATGAAGACCCTATTATTTTTGCCATGGCAAATCCTGTTCCAGAAATTATGCCAGAGGAAGCAAAGGAAGCAGGGGCCAAAGTGATAGGAACAGGGCGTTCTGATTTTCCAAACCAAGTAAATAATGTCCTGGCATTCCCGGGAATTTTCCGTGGGGCATTAGATGTTAGAGCAACTCATATTAATGAAGAAATGAAAGTGGCTGCTGTTTATGCGATTGCAGATTTAATCTCAGAAGAAGAGCTTACAGCGGATTATGTTATTCCTGCTCCATTTGACCCTCGGGTGGCTCCAGCTGTTGCAGCGGCTGTCGCGAAGACAGCGATGGAAACAGGTGTAGCGCGACGCAAAGTTGACCCCGAACAAGTAGCAGAAAAAACGAGAAAACTAGCTGTTATAGAGTAG